Proteins found in one Schistocerca serialis cubense isolate TAMUIC-IGC-003099 chromosome 5, iqSchSeri2.2, whole genome shotgun sequence genomic segment:
- the LOC126481440 gene encoding putative transferase CAF17 homolog, mitochondrial, with protein MFTLLSRRSLKCFQLTALNNRTFTESFSKSRGNVYAVENLTQRGLLKVQGVDVHNFLQGLITNDIRHLESMNSIYTLFLNVKGRVMCDTIIYKTREENVLLIECDSSYIHLLQKHLKLYRVRRKIDIDVADDKLKVWVFYRPIDELDFSQGKVSYAKDIVSPETLGLYSHRDDVIICRDPRVAALGYRVVAPVDEIVRDTFAKELGGGSLYDGFLNYRVHRYVLGIGEGICDLPPGVSFPLEANSDYLHGVSFHKGCYIGQELTARTHHTGVVRKRLMPVFFRSKPEIEIPSDAPIQLLDSSKKSVGKLRAVEGKVGLGLLRVTEAIAAKNITVMGIIGETCKPQWWPQEAPKDRLAVSREA; from the coding sequence ATGTTTACGCTACTGAGCAGGAGATCACTGAAATGTTTTCAACTTACCGCATTGAACAATAGAACATTTACTGAATCATTTTCCAAATCAAGAGGAAATGTTTATGCTGTAGAAAATCTTACGCAACGTGGGCTTCTGAAGGTGCAAGGAGTTGATGTTCACAACTTTTTGCAAGGACTAATAACAAATGATATCCGTCATTTAGAAAGTATGAATTCTATTTACACGTTGTTTCTGAACGTAAAAGGACGTGTTATGTGTGATACAATAATTTATAAAACTAGAGAAGAAAATGTTCTTTTGATTGAATGTGATTCGTCTTACATTCATTTACTTCAAAAACATCTTAAGTTATACAGAGTACGCAGGAAAATCGACATAGATGTTGCTGACGATAAATTGAAAGTATGGGTTTTTTATAGACCGATTGATGAATTAGATTTCTCACAAGGGAAAGTTTCGTATGCCAAGGATATCGTATCACCTGAAACTCTTGGACTTTACAGTCATCGTGATGATGTGATCATATGTCGCGATCCAAGAGTAGCGGCACTGGGATATCGTGTTGTTGCCCCCGTAGATGAAATTGTTCGTGATACTTTTGCAAAAGAATTAGGTGGTGGTTCATTATATGATGGATTCTTGAATTACAGAGTCCACAGATACGTTTTAGGAATAGGAGAAGGCATATGTGACCTACCACCTGGAGTGTCTTTCCCTTTGGAAGCAAATAGTGATTATCTGCATGGTGTAAGCTTTCACAAAGGTTGCTATATAGGACAAGAACTTACAGCACGAACGCACCATACTGGTGTTGTTAGGAAACGCTTGATGCCAGTGTTTTTTAGGTCCAAACCAGAAATAGAAATACCATCTGATGCACCTATACAGCTACTAGACTCTTCCAAAAAATCAGTCGGTAAATTGAGGGCCGTGGAAGGTAAAGTTGGCCTGGGGCTGTTGAGAGTAACAGAAGCCATAGCAGCAAAAAATATTACTGTGATGGGCATTATAGGAGAGACTTGCAAACCACAGTGGTGGCCACAGGAAGCTCCGAAGGATCGCCTTGCTGTGAGCCGGGAAGCATGA